Below is a genomic region from Candidatus Chlorobium masyuteum.
GGGTTATCCAGAACAGGATGCTCTCCCAGGCGGTCCAGCAGGCTTATGGTGAACTGCTCGTGGAGCGCCAGGCCCCGTTTGTGCTGCTTTTTCTCGAAATCGATCCGTCGCGTATCGATGTGAATGTTCATCCGGCCAAGCTTGAAGTCCGCTTTGATGATGAACGCAGTGTGCGCAATATGTTCTATCCGGTTATCAAGCGGGCTATCCAGCTCCATGATTTCTCTCCCGATCTTGCGGCCACAGCGAGTGATGATGCTTTTGGCGCGCCCCGTAAGGAATCGGCCTGGCGGAAGCTCTCCTTCCAGGATATTCCGGACAGATCCATGACGACGGGAGATCTCTACCGTAATTATCGTGAAGGCGCATTTCAGAGTGCTCCGGAAACGAGATCGTCAACCCTGCTCCAGAGCGAACTTTTTACCGGCCGTTCCGGCTCCCCGGCACCGAAGCCTCAGTCTGAGCTTCGTGAAGGTGATGACGGACTCTCTTTTGCCCTCCTCTCTCCGCTGCCTGGAGATGAGGGGCAGCCGAACCCGAAAGAGGCTGAACCGAAAATCTGGCAACTGCATAACAAGTATCTCATCTGCCAGATCAAGACCGGCCTTATGATGATCGATCAGCATGTGGCGCATGAGCGGGTTCTGTACGAACGTGCGGTTGATGTGATGACCCAGAATGTCCCCAACTCCCAGCAGCTGCTCTTTCCCCAGAAAGTAGAGTTCCGGCCATGGGAGTACGAGGTTTTTGAGGAGATCCGTGATGATCTCTACCGTCTCGGCTTCAATCTGCGCCTCTTCGGCAACAAGACCATCATGATCGAGGGGGTTCCACAGGATGTCAAACCGGGCACCGAGGTGACCATCCTTCAGGAGATGATTGCCGAATATCAGGACAATGCTTCACGGCTCAAGCTCGACAAGCGTGACAATCTGGCCAAGTCCTACTCCTGCCGCAATGCCATCATGACCGGACAGAAGCTCAATCTCGAAGAGATGCGTACCCTGATTGACAACCTTTTTGCAACCCGTGACCCCTACTCCTGCCCGCACGGCAGACCGGTTATCATCAAGCTCTCGCTTGACCAGCTCGACCGGATGTTCGGAAGAAAATAAGCGGGGTTGTTGCAAGTTTCTGCAAAAGTACTAAATTCCCCCCTATGCCCTTGTAGCTCAGTGGATAGAGCAACAGTTTCCTAAACTGTAGGTCGGCGGTTCGAGTCTGCCCGAGGGCACTTTTCTTATTCCCCCCTTTTCTGCTCACCCGTTCACCATTTATGTACTGCATTTGATGCATGCGCTGCATTTTGTCGATTGCAGGGGCAAAGAAATTTGCTCACCTGCCGTTGTATCTCCCGCTTATTTGGTATTTTACATCCATAGTTACAGGGCCCTCTGAAAAAATTGATTGTACGAGAGGGACCATTATTTCCGGCAGCATTAACTACCTGCACAAATGAGATTTATCAGAGCAATCATCATCATTTTTCTGGTGATGTTCGTTGCCGATATTGCCCGTTACTTTGTCTATCCCGATGTCGGCAGACTGGTTGATGAGAACCCGGCGAAAACCGCTTTTATGGAGGATCGGGAAGCCGAGTGGCTTCAGGAGGGACTGTTAGATAAAAAGATCCGCCAGAGGTGGGTTCCCCTGAAAAAAATCTCGCCGAATCTTGTCAAGGCGGTGCTGATTGCCGAAGACGACAAGTTCTGGCAGCATGGAGGGTTTGATTACCAGGCAATCGAGCGGGCTATCGAAAAAAACATTCTGGCCAAAAAATTCAAGATGGGCGGCAGTACCATAAGTCAGCAGCTGGCCAAGAATCTCTATCTCTCGGCATCAAAAAATCCGGTACGCAAGATCAAGGAGGCCATTCTTACCTGGAGAATCGAAAAAACACTCTCCAAACGGAGGATTCTGGAGCTCTACGTCAATGTTGCCGAATGGGGTGACGGTATTTTCGGCATCGGCGAAGCCTCCCGTCACTACTACGGCGTGGCTCCCTCCGGGTTATCGGGACAGCAGGCAGCAAAGCTTGCCTCGGTACTGCCGAACCCGATCAGGTACTCCCCGGTGGGGTCATCGCCATACGTTCGTGCCCGTTCCAGAATCATCTATGCCATCATGCAGCGGAGGGGCATTATAGTTCCCGGCTATCAGGAGGTTATGTCGCTTCCTGCGGATACCACTGCGGTTGATTCTGTTGTAGTCGGTATTCCCGAAAGTCTTATTAATGATGTGCTGTCGGCGGATAGCAGCGCAACCGATCAAGGTGGTGCTGACGGGGGATCGGGAGAAGGCACTTCAGGTGTACCCCCTGCTGAAAATAGCGGCAAGCCGAAAACTCCCTGAAGATGATTTGAAAGAGAAAACGCTCCGGTTATGGAGCGTTTTCTGTTATCCGGGTATCGTAATAAATTGTCGTGAGCACTACCCGATCTACCTGCCCCGCTGTTCGCTCAGCGGTTCGAAGAGTGTTTTATCCACACCGCAAACCGGGCAGACCCAGTCATCAGGTATGTTTTCAAAGGATGTTCCAGGTTCAATGCCGCTGTCGGGATCACCAACTTCAGGATCATAGATGTAGCCGCATGGTATACAGACCCACTTTTCCATAAAAAACTCCGTTTTAATTATTCGTTTTCGTTATGGCAAATTCAATGAGAGATCACCGGATATGTTGAGTCATCCGACCCTCTCATTCAGCTAACATTAAGTCCGCGGGCGGCTAAAAAGTTCGCCTTTTTTCCCCTGAAAAGTGTTGTTTGCTCTTCGACGTGCGTTTCAGGGATTCTGCAAATTTCGACGGCTTACTCAATTTCGCCAAAATTAATCGCGGGCACCCGTTTTGAACTTTCGCCTGCCTTATGTATCTTTTTACTGTTGTTGTAACATATCATTAACCTGTTCTCAGGGCGGGGTGAAAATCCCCACCGGCGGTATACCGGCTGTTAATCCGGAAAGCCCGCGAGCGCTTTCGATTGTTTCGAAAGGTCAGCAGATTTGGTGAAACTCCAAAGCCGACGGTTACAGTCCGGATGAAAGAGGATAGCGATGCCCAGGAAATACTCCTGCATTCCTTCGCCCTGATTCATGGGCACCTCTCAGAAATATGTTGTTCCTGCGCTGTCGGCCACCGGACTCTTCATAGTCTTTTGGCTGCCGCTTGCAGCATGTTTTTTTGAGATGCTTTTGTGGTATGGTACGTAATTGCCATCAATAAAATATGATACCATGAATCAGATTCTTGCCCGTAAGTATGGAGACTCTTTTGAGCGTGTTGAGCGTGCTCTAACTGCCCTTCGTGAAGGTAAGGGGGTGCTTGTTGCCGACTCTCCGGATCGTGAAAACGAAGCCGATCTTATTTATTCTACCGAATACCTTACCGTATCCCAGATGGCACTGCTCATAAGGGAGTGCAGCGGCATTGTCTGCCTCTGCATGACGGACGAGAAAGTGCGCTCGCTTGAGCTGCCCATGATGGTGGCCAACAACACCAGTGGTTTTCAGACCGCCTTCACCGTCTCCATCGAAGCGGCGGAAGGTGTTACAACGGGGGTTTCCGCTGCCGACCGGGTCCATACGGTAAAAGCGGCCTCTGCGCTGAATGCCCTTCCCTCCGATCTTCGCCGACCGGGTCATATCTTCCCTCTCAGGGCAAGGGCGGGCGGCGTGCTTGAGCGCCCCGGTCACACTGAAGGCACGGTTGACCTCATGCGCCTCGCCGGGCTCAACCCCTGCGGAGTTCTCTGCGAACTCACCAACCCCGACGGCACCATGGCCAACATGGAGGAGACTATTGTTTTCGCCGAAAAACACGGCTATCCGGTGCTCACCATTGAGGATGTTATTGCCTACAGGGAACGGATGGAGCTTAAGGAGCAGGTTGCCTGACGAGTCCTGTTTATTTGCAAAGTTCAGCGGCGACTGGAGTGTAATGAACAGTTGCTTCTCCAGTGCTGCTGTGATATATTTGTACAAATAAGAGATGGAGGATCATTCATGAATGCAGAATTGACGGATATCAGACGCAAAGTTCTTGCTCTGCCAATGAAAGCCCGAGCAGAGCTTGCCGAGCAACTGCTTGCAAGTCTGGATGAAGCTGATGGTCAGGAAATTGAGGATATATGGATTGATGAGGCAGAGGAGCGCTATCAGGCCTATTTGAAAGGAGAGATTACGGCGCGACCCTTTGCTGATGTACTTCGGGAGGCTAAAGAAAAACTAAGGTGAAAAAAGTCCGCCTTCTTAAACCCGCAGAAAATGAGCTGTTTGATGCAATGTTTTATTATGAACGTCAAGCAGATGGTCTTGGTTTCGATTTTGCAGTTTGCATAAATGAAGCTGCTGCCCGTATAGAAAAAAATCCGGAAGCATATCCTGAAACCAGAAATAGAGTGCGGAGATGCCTTGTTCGCCGGTTTCCTTTTGCTCTTTTGCACAAGATACTACCTGATGAGTTGCTGATTCTTGCTGTAATGCACTTGAAACGGCATCCTTCCTATTGGGTTAGCAGATTGTCGTGATGTTTGATTGTAAGGAGGGCTCGATGAACTGGAAAAGAGTATTTGCGGTCTGGTTTCTGATTGCTGTGGCGGAGTCGGTTCATGGTACTCTGCGGCGGCTTTTTCTTGTGCCACGGGTTGGAGAGCTGCTCTCTCATCAGATCGGGGTGGTGGTCGGATCTGCCATTATCTTTACTATCGCATGGCTCACTATCCGCTGGTTCGGTCCCGGTTCGCACCGGGAGCAGCTTCAGGTCGGAGCGCTCTGGGTAGTGCTGACCCTCATCTTCGAATTCACACTCGGCTACTTTTTCGGCTATACCTTCGAGCGTATCCTCGCCGATTACAACATCCCCCAGGGCGGGCTGATGGTTTTCGGCGTGCTCTTCATGTTCATCACTCCCGCCATGACTGCACGGGCGCGTGGGTTGATTGAGTAGATGGTGCTGAATGGTTTGTTTTTAGAAAAGGGAGGAGGATATATGAAGAGTAGTATTAAATATACAGATGAGCCGATTGGTGAATTAAAGGTGGTTAAAGACTTTCTGCCTTCACCTGAGCAATTGATCCTGAAGGAGGAGAACGTCAAGATTACGATAGCACTGAAAAAATCAAGTGTGGACTTCTTCAAGAGTGAAGCAAAGAAACACCATACCTCCTATCATGGTATGATAAGAGAACTCGTAGACTGGTACGCAGTCCAGAACACCAAAAGCGCATAATCCGCCCCTCTCTATATAACCCTCGACCAGTTGAGTTTGGATGGATTGGCAGTATGATTCAATGGCGGATTCGTATTTACAATGTCAGGCAGGGAATAAATATGGACATTTATTGGCACGAGTTGAATGCTTACAAGTATGAGATTGATGACATATCAGCGAAGATTGAAGCGTTCAGAAAGGATAATTCCTGCGTTGACAACGTTACGCATTTTGGAATTGGGCTAAGCAATCGAGCGCTTCTAATCGTGGTCGGTCTCTGCGCGTTAGTTGAAATCCGACTATTCGAGCTTGCTGAAGAAGAGGAGTCGCGGCACCAGTTCAAGGTCGATGATCTTGCCGGCCAGGGATTAACACGATTGCAGAAGTATTTGTCTAAATCACAAAGGATCGACTGCCTGCAAGATATTCGGGCACGTGCACGCATTCAGGCAAGAATTGAGAGACTTGCTTTGGGTAATCCCGGGGATGTCAAGCCTGTCGGTGAAGGGATTTCGGAGATGTGAATTGATTATGGCCCCGGTTATCGGGTTTATTATATACAGCAAGGCCGATCAGTGATCATTTTGCTGGCTGGAGGTGATAAAAGCACGCAAGCCAGAGATATAAAAACTGCACGCGACTTGGCACAAAATTTATAGGAGTTACACATGGCGAAAACTGTGACGACAAAATATGATGTATCGGAGCACCTTCGTACTCCGGAGGAGATGGCTGCTTATCTGGAGATGTGCATGGAAGAGGCAAATGGTGATACAGCGTTTATTGCGAAGGCATTGGGGGATATTGCAAGAGCAAAAGGTATGACACAGGTAGCGCGGGATGCGGGTTTGTCTCGGGAGAGTCTCTACAAGGCCCTTTCAGGTGAACGCAGTCCGGGATTTGATACCATTCTTAAAGTAATACGTGCCCTCGGATTGAAATTGCATGCAGAAGCCGCATCTGCAATAAATTAACCTCCCAAAAAAAGCAATTCAGCCGCTCACTACGCACCCTCAATAGATGTCAAGCCCCAGAGGGGCGAAATATCGGTAGCGCGGTCCCTATGCAATCGGGGCTGGGAAAGGATTTTGAGCACCGCCCAACGAAGCAATTGGATCGCGCAACAGATTTATAGCCCGGCCCCTCCTAATACCATCCTCTCAGCTTCATCGCCTCCGCAACCCGTTCGACGGCGACGATATATGCAGCAAGGCGGTTGTGTACCTTGTATTGCTGTGCTGTTTTGTGCACGCTCTGGAAGGCGGCTTTCATCTTTTTTTCGAGGCGTAAATGCACCTCATCCTCTTCCCAGTAGTAGCCGTAGGCGTTCTGAACCATTTCGAAGTATGAGACGGTGACTCCTCCGGCGTTGCAGAGCAGATCCGGGATGATGTGAATCCCTTTATTATATAATATAGGGTCGGCCTCCGGAGTTGTCGGGCCGTTTGCCAGTTCCGCGATGATTTTCGCACGGATATTCGAAGTATTGGTTTCGGTAATTACCGATTCGAGTGCGGCGGGAAAGAGCACCGTCACATCAAGCGCAAGCAGCTCTTCATTGGAGATTGCGGAGGATCCGGGAAAGCCGGTGACTGTGCCAGTTTTCTCTTTATGTGTTTTGACTGCGTTATAGTCAAGACCTTCAGCATTGTAAATGCATCCTTTCGAGTCTGAAACAGCAATTACCATCATGCCGAGCAACTCAACGGCCAGTTTATGTGCAGAGGAGCCGGCATTGCCATATCCCAGTATAGCGGCTGCCGCTCCTGTGAGGTTGATGCCAAGCGCTGTAGCGGCTTCACGGACACAGTAGATACCGCCCCGTGCCGTTGCGTCACCCCGTCCGGCAGAGCCTCCAAGTGCGATCGGTTTTCCGGTGATTACTCCGAATTCGTTGTTCCCCTGCATGAAGGCGTACTCATCAGCCATCCATGCCATGATTTGCGGTGTTGTGTAAACATCGGGAGCAGGTATATCTTTCTCCGGGCCAAGAATCCGACCAACCTGGCGGATATAGGCGCGTGACAACCGTTCAAGTTCACCCGCCGACATGGTTTTCGGATCGCAGATCACTCCGCCCTTGCCTCCACCGAGCGGAATGTCGAGGAGTGCTGTTTTCCAGGTCATCCAGGTTGCGAGTGCCCGGACGGTATTGATGGTCTCATCGGGATGAAAGCGGATACCTCCCTTGTTTGGCCCCCTCGCATCGTTGTGCTGCACCCGGAAGCCACGAAACACTTTTGTAGTGCCGTTGTCCATTTTGACCGGCATGGTGACATGCAGTTCCCGCATCGGGCAGCGGAGAAGTTCGTGCGCAGCCGGATCAAGCCTTATTATTGCCGCGGCTTCATCAAGCTGATTTTGAGCGGTTTTAAACGGGTCGGGCATTGGGACGCGAATAGACATGTTATGCAATCGTGATGGTGCCTCTGTAGACAATCTTTGCCGGACCGGTAAGGTAGACCTCCTGCATCGCTTCGTCGAAACGGACTTCAAGGATGTCGCCGCTTTTTACCGTTACCCTGATGTTGCAGCTCTCCACCTTGCCCAGTTTTCGGCTCATGAGTGCTGCGGCTACTGCTCCGGTTCCGCAGGCGAGGGTTTCATCCTCAACCCCGCGCTCAAAGGTGCGAATCGAAAGAGAGTCGGGAGAGGTAATCTCGATAAAATTGACATTGGTGCCTCCGGGGAACTCGTCGGTTCTGTGCCTGATGGTTCGGCCTGTTCCTGTGACACTGGCGCTTTCGAGGTCTGAAGTATATATAATAATATGCGGAGAGCCGGTATTGACCGAGTGGCAGGTGAGCCCTTCAAGAGCAATACCGGTTCTGAAGTTTTCGGGTGCGAGCATGCGGAGCTGAACGGTTTCCGGCCCGGTCACAACGGCGACATAGCGATTTCCGTTGGCTTCAAAGGTGCAACCGTTAGCAGATGAAAAGTGTACGCCGATGGTGTGGGCGAACCAGACCGCGCACCGCCCGCCGTTGCCGCACATTGAGCCCAACAGGCCGTCGGAATTGTAATAGTTCATGCTGAAGTCATAGCGCTCTGAAGGCTCAATGAGAATAAGCCCGTCGGCACCAATACCGGTTCTCCTGGTACAGAGATCCCTTATCTGACGGGTAGCAAGATGTATCGAAAGAGAGCGGTTGTCGATAACAATAAAGTCATTGCCTGCTCCCGAGAGTTTGCTGAAGGTGATTTCCATGATTCAGTTTAATGTTCCCCCGAGCTCTTCTTCCGGCCTCATTCAGATAGTTTCAAGGCCAAAAAAAGGGCTCCAGGAAGAGCTTTCATGCTGTATAATAAAACAATAGCGCCTTATTGCGCCGCCAAAAAATTTATTATTAAAAATTTTTTCTTATTTTATTTGCTAAAACGTGAGGTGAATTATTTGGTGAATCCCCTCTCTGTTGCAGGTATTAACATGGATATTTCCAGAAGTCTGATATAGATTTTACGTGCAGAGCGTTACGATACATGCAGAAAGCCGGATGGTTCAGCTGAGCTCTCAAGGGCCAAATGGCATTAGTCTGACAGTATCGCAAGAGTTTTCTTTCGGTTTCTTCAACCTGAATATGTCCAAACAAAGGAGAGAATACAATGGCTGAACAAGTGAATCCGGCCGGAGTCAAGCCAAAGGGCACAGTCCCACCTCCCAAGGGGAATGCTCCTTCTCCAAAGGGGAACGGCGCTCCAGGCGCTCCATCCGTTATCAAGGAGCAGGATGCTTCAAAAATGAGAAGATTTCTGTTCCAGCGAACAGAGACTCGTAGCACCAAGTGGTATCAGATTTTTGATACCGACAAGGTTGATGATGAGCAGGTAGTGGGTGCTCACCTTGCCCTGCTTGGAGTTCTGGGTTTTCTCATGGCCATCTACTACATTTCCGGCATTCAGGTTTTTCCATGGGGTGCACCGGGATTTCATGACAGCTGGTTCTATCTTACCATCAAGCCGAGAATGGTCTCTCTCGGTATTGATACCTACAGCACCAAAACCGACGATCTTGCGTTTGCCGGACAGAATCTGCTCGCCTGGGCAGGGTATCACCTGCTGGCCGGTTCCGTTCTGATTTTCGGCGGATGGCGTCACTGGACCCACAACCTCACCAATCCGTTTACCGGTCGTGCCGGTAACTTCCGCGACTTCCGCTTTCTCGGCAAGTTCGGCGATGTGGTTTTCAGCGGAACAAGCGCCAAATCCTACAAGGATGCGCTCGGACCTCATGCGGTTTACATGTCGCTGCTCTTCCTCGGCTGGGGTCTTGTGATGTGGTTTATCCTTGGCTTTGCTCCGATTCCTGATTTTCAGACGATCAATGCCGAGACCTTTATGTCGTTCATCTTTGCGGTAATCTTTTTCTCTCTTGGTATCTACTGGTGGAACAACCCTCCGAATGCAGCCACCCATCTCAATGATGATATGAAGGCCGCATTCTCGGTACACCTTACAGCAATCGGCTATATCAACATTGCTCTTGGTTGTATCGCCTTCGTTGCTTTCCAGCAGCCATCATTTGCCGCATACTACAAACACCTTGACACACTTGCTTTCTATATTTATGGAGAGCCATTCAACAGGGTGAGCTACAACTTTGTTCAGGAGGGCGGCAGAATCATCTCCGGCTCGAAAGAGTTTGTTGATTTTCCTGCTTTTGCAATTCTTCCGAAGAATGGATCTACTTTCGGTATGGCAAGAACCGTGATCAACCTGATCACCTTCAACCATATTATCTGCGGTGTGCTCTATGTCTTTGCCGGTGTTTATCATGGTGGCCAGTATCTCCTTAAAATCCAGCTTAACGGCCTCTACAGCCAGATCAAGTCTGTCTTTGTCGCCAAGGGTCGTGATCAGGAGGTCCAGGTCAAGATTCTCGGAACAGTCATGGCACTCTGTTTTTCAACCATGCTCTCCGTTTATGCTGTTATCGTCTGGAACACCATCTGTGAACTGAATATGTTCGGTACGAACATTCTGATGTCGTTCTACTGGCTGAAACCACTTCCGATTTTCCAGTGGATGTTCACTGATCCAAGTATCAATGACTGGGTTATGGTTCACGTTATTGTTGCAGGTTCGCTTTTCTCATTGATCGCGCTTGTTCGTATTGCATTTTTCTCGCACACATCACCACTGTGGGATGATCTTGGTCTCAAGAAGAACTCCTACTCCTTCCCCTGTCTTGGCCCGGTCTATGGCGGTACATGCGGTGTATCGATCCAGGATCAGCTCTGGTTTGCAATGTTGTGGGGAATCAAGGGTCTTTCTGCAGTCTGCTGGTATATCGATGGTGCATGGATTGCATCAATGATGTATGGTGTTCCTGCGGCCGATGCAAAAGCATGGGACTCTGTTGCCGGACTTGCCCATCACTATTCAGCTGGTATCTTCTACTACTTCTGGACAGAGACGGTCAACATCTTCTCAAGCTCGCATCTTTCGACGATTCTGATGATCGGTCATCTGATCTGGTTTATCAGCTTTGCCGTATGGTTTGAAGATCGCGGTTCCCGTCTTGAAGGTGCTGATATCCAGACCAGAACTATCCGCTGGCTTGGAAAGAAGTTTCTCAACCGTGATGTTGCGTTCCGCTTCCCGGTACTGACGATTTCAGACTCGAAGATGGCAGGTACATTCCTTTATTTCGGCGGTGTATTTATCCTTGTCTTCCTGTTTATCGGAAACGGATTCTATCAGACTGACTCCCCTCTGCCTCCGCAGGTTGGTGATGCAGCGGTATCAGGTCAGGTTCTTCTTACACAGGTTGTTGACTATCTGATGAAGCTGGTCGCCTGAAACTCCCAGAGCCTGGGCGGTATGCAATACCGTTCAGGCTTTGATTATTGCTACTAAAGTCTATTCTGTAATTTAAGAGGAGGGTTTTTATGGCCGATCCTGTACAACAGCCAGATATATCGTCAGTGCCAGCCTCAAAGGCCAAGCCAGCTCCGCCGAAGGCGGCAGCTCCGGCAGCAAAACAGGCTGAGGCAAAACCAAAAGCACCTGCGCCGAAGCAGGTTGGAAAGCCAAGGCTTGAACCGCTTAATGTCAATCTTGGAAGAACCGGTATTGCTTCGGAATCTCTTCAGCCGATAAAGAAGGCAGCAGCGAAACCGGCTCCGGGCGCAGCACCTGCAGCTCCGGCAGCAAAAGGTGCTCCGGGCGCAAAACCGGCAGCCCCTGCCGCAAAAGGGGCACCGGCCGTACCTGGAGCCAAGCCGGTTCCTGGAGCAAAACCTGCTGCACCTGCAGCTAAAGGTGCTCCTTCAGCACCGGGAGCCAAACCCGCAGCACCTGCAGCTCCGGCAGCCAAAGCTGCACCAAGGGCGAAATCCCATTATTTTATTATCGAGAACCTCTGTGTCGGTTGCGGTCTCTGCCTTGACAAGTGTCCACCAAAAGTTCAGGCTATCGGGTACAAGTTTTACGGGGATGTTCAGGAAGGAGGTTTCAGGGCCTATATTGACCAGGATGCCTGTATCTCCTGCTCTGCCTGTTTCTCTTCTGATGAATGCCCTGCTGCGGCATTGATAGAGGTGCTTCCTGACGGTGAAGTTCTTGACTATAAATTCACCCCTCCGGAGCGACTTGATTTCGATCTGCGCTTCCTTCACCGTTTTCACAGGGAGTCGAGTTAGAAGAGTAGTGAACTTGTTCTCTTCACAGCGTAGTTTTATAAAAGCATTGCTTCACCGGAGCAATGCTTTTTTTTTCGAATATCACCTTCTCTCATGCAGGATACTTATTCCTTACAGCCGGAACAATCCGGAAGCTTACATACGGACGATGCTGTAACGCAAAACAGTGTACTGGTCATCATTCCAACCTACAATGAGGCTGAAAATATCGGCAGGCTGCTGAACGATCTGGAACAGCTTTACCCATCAACTGTTGAGATGCTGGTGATTGATGACAACTCTCCTGACGGAACAAGGGATATTGTGCGATCACTGCAGACAGTTATTCCTCGTCTGCACATGATTACACGGGAACGAAAGCTGGGGCTTGGTACAGCTTACCTTAACGGTTTCCGTTACGCCCTTGAGCACAACTACCGGTATGTTGTTGAAATGGATGCAGATTACTCACACGATCCGGTGATGATCCGTGAACTGCTTGAAGCAATGACGGGTGCTGATCTGGTTATCGGTTCCC
It encodes:
- a CDS encoding addiction module protein, producing MNAELTDIRRKVLALPMKARAELAEQLLASLDEADGQEIEDIWIDEAEERYQAYLKGEITARPFADVLREAKEKLR
- the rd gene encoding rubredoxin encodes the protein MEKWVCIPCGYIYDPEVGDPDSGIEPGTSFENIPDDWVCPVCGVDKTLFEPLSEQRGR
- the dapF gene encoding diaminopimelate epimerase — its product is MEITFSKLSGAGNDFIVIDNRSLSIHLATRQIRDLCTRRTGIGADGLILIEPSERYDFSMNYYNSDGLLGSMCGNGGRCAVWFAHTIGVHFSSANGCTFEANGNRYVAVVTGPETVQLRMLAPENFRTGIALEGLTCHSVNTGSPHIIIYTSDLESASVTGTGRTIRHRTDEFPGGTNVNFIEITSPDSLSIRTFERGVEDETLACGTGAVAAALMSRKLGKVESCNIRVTVKSGDILEVRFDEAMQEVYLTGPAKIVYRGTITIA
- a CDS encoding Glu/Leu/Phe/Val family dehydrogenase; protein product: MSIRVPMPDPFKTAQNQLDEAAAIIRLDPAAHELLRCPMRELHVTMPVKMDNGTTKVFRGFRVQHNDARGPNKGGIRFHPDETINTVRALATWMTWKTALLDIPLGGGKGGVICDPKTMSAGELERLSRAYIRQVGRILGPEKDIPAPDVYTTPQIMAWMADEYAFMQGNNEFGVITGKPIALGGSAGRGDATARGGIYCVREAATALGINLTGAAAAILGYGNAGSSAHKLAVELLGMMVIAVSDSKGCIYNAEGLDYNAVKTHKEKTGTVTGFPGSSAISNEELLALDVTVLFPAALESVITETNTSNIRAKIIAELANGPTTPEADPILYNKGIHIIPDLLCNAGGVTVSYFEMVQNAYGYYWEEDEVHLRLEKKMKAAFQSVHKTAQQYKVHNRLAAYIVAVERVAEAMKLRGWY
- a CDS encoding addiction module antidote protein; amino-acid sequence: MAKTVTTKYDVSEHLRTPEEMAAYLEMCMEEANGDTAFIAKALGDIARAKGMTQVARDAGLSRESLYKALSGERSPGFDTILKVIRALGLKLHAEAASAIN
- a CDS encoding type II toxin-antitoxin system RelE/ParE family toxin codes for the protein MKKVRLLKPAENELFDAMFYYERQADGLGFDFAVCINEAAARIEKNPEAYPETRNRVRRCLVRRFPFALLHKILPDELLILAVMHLKRHPSYWVSRLS
- the ribB gene encoding 3,4-dihydroxy-2-butanone-4-phosphate synthase, with protein sequence MNQILARKYGDSFERVERALTALREGKGVLVADSPDRENEADLIYSTEYLTVSQMALLIRECSGIVCLCMTDEKVRSLELPMMVANNTSGFQTAFTVSIEAAEGVTTGVSAADRVHTVKAASALNALPSDLRRPGHIFPLRARAGGVLERPGHTEGTVDLMRLAGLNPCGVLCELTNPDGTMANMEETIVFAEKHGYPVLTIEDVIAYRERMELKEQVA
- the mutL gene encoding DNA mismatch repair endonuclease MutL gives rise to the protein MARIARLPDSIANKISAGEVVQRPASVVKELLENSIDAGADKITLSIKDAGKELIRIVDNGAGMLRDDALLCVERFATSKIIGVEDLDSLKTLGFRGEALASISSVSHFELKTRTAKETLGLRFRYEGGVLAEESGVQGEQGTTMSVRNLFYNVPARRKFLKSNATEFQHIFEVIKSFALAYPEIEWRMYNDDEELFHFRTPEMAERLNFFYGSDFSDSLIELSEENDYLSIRGFLGKPAMQKRKKLDQYFFINRRVIQNRMLSQAVQQAYGELLVERQAPFVLLFLEIDPSRIDVNVHPAKLEVRFDDERSVRNMFYPVIKRAIQLHDFSPDLAATASDDAFGAPRKESAWRKLSFQDIPDRSMTTGDLYRNYREGAFQSAPETRSSTLLQSELFTGRSGSPAPKPQSELREGDDGLSFALLSPLPGDEGQPNPKEAEPKIWQLHNKYLICQIKTGLMMIDQHVAHERVLYERAVDVMTQNVPNSQQLLFPQKVEFRPWEYEVFEEIRDDLYRLGFNLRLFGNKTIMIEGVPQDVKPGTEVTILQEMIAEYQDNASRLKLDKRDNLAKSYSCRNAIMTGQKLNLEEMRTLIDNLFATRDPYSCPHGRPVIIKLSLDQLDRMFGRK
- the mtgA gene encoding monofunctional biosynthetic peptidoglycan transglycosylase, which gives rise to MRFIRAIIIIFLVMFVADIARYFVYPDVGRLVDENPAKTAFMEDREAEWLQEGLLDKKIRQRWVPLKKISPNLVKAVLIAEDDKFWQHGGFDYQAIERAIEKNILAKKFKMGGSTISQQLAKNLYLSASKNPVRKIKEAILTWRIEKTLSKRRILELYVNVAEWGDGIFGIGEASRHYYGVAPSGLSGQQAAKLASVLPNPIRYSPVGSSPYVRARSRIIYAIMQRRGIIVPGYQEVMSLPADTTAVDSVVVGIPESLINDVLSADSSATDQGGADGGSGEGTSGVPPAENSGKPKTP
- a CDS encoding CopG family transcriptional regulator is translated as MKSSIKYTDEPIGELKVVKDFLPSPEQLILKEENVKITIALKKSSVDFFKSEAKKHHTSYHGMIRELVDWYAVQNTKSA